The window CCACCATGAAAGAGATCGAGGCAGCCCTGGACAAGATGCATACCGACAGGCAGCTGGCGGCCACGGTTTCAGCGATCCTCGGCATAGCCGACGATGTATCGGCAGGCCTGATCAGGGCGGACAGCGGTCTGGAGGCGGCCAAGAGGATCGCCGAGAGGATGCTGATCCGCGATCTCAAGGATCCGGCGGAGCTGCTGAGGTTCGGGAGCTTCGACGACATCCCGAAGCTGCTGTCGTATTCGATGGCCATACGTCTCAAGGCCGTCATCGAGGAAGGGAGGTGTGTGGATGCAGAGTGACATCATCAGGACCGACGACGTGACCACGGTGGTCCTCGACGGTAAATGCGACGGACTCGTCACCGGCATCGGATTCACCGGCCCCATCGCCAAGGTCGTCATGTGGGACGGGGAGACGGCATGCCGCGGGAACACCCTCTACATGCATGTGGGGTCGCCCTCCAAGGTCTCCATCAAGGAACTGACCTTCAACACAACGACGGTCACCGCATTGACCTACGCGGATGTGGGCTCCGGCCTGGAGAGGGCCGGCTACGACCCCTCCGGAGGGGATGGAAGGATCACCGTCGTATTGATATTGGATGCGGATGTGCCAGATTCCACATTGGCAAGGGCCGGTATCACCGTCACGGAAGGTATAACGGCAGCCTTGCAGGACCTGAGGGCGATGTACAACGCGCTCCAGGCATCGGGCTCGGCGGTGCAGGAGATCGCCGTCATCCGCGACAACGATTCCTCGCT of the methanogenic archaeon mixed culture ISO4-G1 genome contains:
- a CDS encoding adenosylcobinamide amidohydrolase CbiZ; translated protein: MQSDIIRTDDVTTVVLDGKCDGLVTGIGFTGPIAKVVMWDGETACRGNTLYMHVGSPSKVSIKELTFNTTTVTALTYADVGSGLERAGYDPSGGDGRITVVLILDADVPDSTLARAGITVTEGITAALQDLRAMYNALQASGSAVQEIAVIRDNDSSLFLRGAGKHTKLGELIGRSVVESVKESAALNGTSLTGRMSVMSMMASCGYDQERLFRISGSPDLGQFLSKAVVRDSDPMAIAAVASVIRICDAVSWGLMSESEGRKVASEVLRGCIREPSGPENTLGMLATTVSLFLAGL